A genomic region of Mus musculus strain C57BL/6J chromosome 7, GRCm38.p6 C57BL/6J contains the following coding sequences:
- the Lrrc32 gene encoding transforming growth factor beta activator LRRC32 precursor yields the protein MSHQILLLLAMLTLGLAISQRREQVPCRTVNKEALCHGLGLLQVPSVLSLDIQALYLSGNQLQSILVSPLGFYTALRHLDLSDNQISFLQAGVFQALPYLEHLNLAHNRLATGMALNSGGLGRLPLLVSLDLSGNSLHGNLVERLLGETPRLRTLSLAENSLTRLARHTFWGMPAVEQLDLHSNVLMDIEDGAFEALPHLTHLNLSRNSLTCISDFSLQQLQVLDLSCNSIEAFQTAPEPQAQFQLAWLDLRENKLLHFPDLAVFPRLIYLNVSNNLIQLPAGLPRGSEDLHAPSEGWSASPLSNPSRNASTHPLSQLLNLDLSYNEIELVPASFLEHLTSLRFLNLSRNCLRSFEARQVDSLPCLVLLDLSHNVLEALELGTKVLGSLQTLLLQDNALQELPPYTFASLASLQRLNLQGNQVSPCGGPAEPGPPGCVDFSGIPTLHVLNMAGNSMGMLRAGSFLHTPLTELDLSTNPGLDVATGALVGLEASLEVLELQGNGLTVLRVDLPCFLRLKRLNLAENQLSHLPAWTRAVSLEVLDLRNNSFSLLPGNAMGGLETSLRRLYLQGNPLSCCGNGWLAAQLHQGRVDVDATQDLICRFGSQEELSLSLVRPEDCEKGGLKNVNLILLLSFTLVSAIVLTTLATICFLRRQKLSQQYKA from the exons ATGAGCCACCAGATCCTGCTACTCCTGGCCATGCTGACCCTGGGCCTGGCTATCTCTCAGCGTCGAGAGCAAGTGCCCTGTAGGACG GTGAACAAGGAGGCCTTGTGCCACGGCCTTGGCCTGCTCCAGGTCCCCTCGGTGCTCTCACTGGACATCCAAGCTCTCTACTTGTCCGGGAACCAACTGCAGAGCATCCTGGTCTCCCCACTGGGCTTCTATACAGCGCTTCGTCACCTGGATTTAAGTGACAACCAGATTAGCTTCCTCCAGGCTGGGGTCTTCCAGGCCCTGCCCTACCTGGAGCACCTTAACCTGGCCCACAATCGGCTTGCCACAGGCATGGCTCTCAACAGTGGTGGTCTGGGCCGCCTGCCCCTTTTGGTCTCCCTGGACCTGTCTGGGAACAGCCTGCATGGCAATCTGGTGGAGCGACTGTTGGGTGAGACCCCGAGGCTGCGTACGCTCTCACTGGCGGAGAACAGCCTCACTCGCCTGGCACGCCACACCTTCTGGGGTATGCCAGCGGTGGAGCAATTAGACCTCCACAGCAATGTCCTCATGGATATCGAGGACGGTGCCTTTGAGGCCCTGCCCCACCTGACTCACCTCAATCTCTCCAGAAACTCCCTCACCTGCATCTCAGACTTCAGCCTCCAGCAGCTGCAGGTACTAGACTTGAGCTGCAACAGCATTGAGGCCTTCCAGACGGCCCCGGAACCACAGGCCCAGTTCCAGTTGGCCTGGCTCGACCTCCGGGAGAACAAGCTGCTCCACTTCCCTGACCTGGCCGTGTTCCCGAGACTCATCTACCTGAATGTGTCTAACAACCTCATCCAGCTCCCTGCGGGGCTGCCCCGGGGCAGTGAGGACCTCCACGCACCCTCTGAAGGCTGGTCAGCCTCTCCACTGTCCAACCCCAGCCGGAATGCCAGCACCCACCCTCTCTCCCAGCTCCTGAACCTGGATCTGAGTTACAATGAGATCGAACTGGTCCCTGCTAGCTTTCTTGAACACCTGACCTCCCTGCGCTTCCTCAACCTCAGCAGAAACTGCCTGCGATCCTTTGAGGCTCGACAAGTGGACTCCCTGCCCTGCCTGGTGCTTTTGGACTTGAGCCACAATGTGCTGGAAGCATTAGAACTGGGTACCAAAGTCCTAGGGTCCCTGCAGACGTTGCTTCTGCAGGACAATGCCTTGCAAGAACTTCCACCCTATACCTTTGCCAGCCTGGCCAGCCTGCAGAGGCTAAACCTACAGGGGAACCAGGTCAGTCCCTGTGGGGGGCCAGCAGAACCAGGTCCCCCGGGCTGTGTGGACTTCTCTGGGATCCCCACCCTTCATGTTCTTAACATGGCAGGGAACTCGATGGGAATGCTCAGGGCGGGCAGCTTCCTTCACACCCCACTTACAGAGCTGGACCTCTCCACCAATCCTGGTCTGGATGTGGCCACGGGAGCCCTGGTGGGCCTGGAGGCATCCTTAGAGGTACTGGAGCTTCAAGGCAACGGGCTGACTGTCTTGAGAGTGGACTTGCCCTGCTTTCTCCGTCTCAAGCGCCTTAACCTTGCTGAGAACCAGTTAAGCCACCTGCCCGCTTGGACGCGGGCTGTGTCCCTGGAGGTGCTAGATCTGCGGAACAACAGCTTCAGCCTCCTGCCAGGCAATGCCATGGGTGGCCTGGAGACCAGTCTCCGGCGGCTGTACTTGCAGGGAAATCCACTCAGCTGCTGTGGCAATGGCTGGCTGGCGGCCCAGCTGCACCAGGGCAGAGTGGATGTGGATGCTACTCAGGACCTAATCTGCCGCTTTGGCTCCCAGGAGGAGTTGTCCCTGAGCCTAGTGCGTCCAGAGGATTGCGAGAAGGGAGGGCTGAAGAATGTCaacctcatcctcctcctcagcttcacaCTGGTCTCTGCCATCGTCCTCACCACGCTGGCCACCATCTGCTTCCTCCGCCGGCAGAAGCTCAGCCAACAATACAAAGCCTGA